Within the Desulfurella amilsii genome, the region ATTAGCCAGTTCATTTTCTAGGGCAATCTGTTGTAGCTTTGCGGCTTGTACATCATTTTTTGTTTTACCCCAGTCAAATATATCCCAGTTTGCAATTATGTTTAGGCTATAGATGGAGTTATCGGCGTATGGGTTATTGTTCATATCGAGGTTTTGACCATTGCGGTTGTAGTTTGCCTTTAATTGTACCTGAGGATAATAGCTAGACTCTACCATACCTACTTGAGCTTTGGCTTTGTTAATTGCAAATGATAGTGCTTTAATATCTGGACGGTTGTCTGTTTGAGCATAAAGTGAGTCAAGGGGTGTTTTTAAGTTAACAACATCCGCTACCTGATCAAATGTATGTGTTTTATCAATGGGCTCGTTGAGCAATTGGTTTAGCTGAGCTATAGCGTTTGTTAAGTTAGCATAAGCTTGTTTTAGCTCTTGCTTTGCATTTGAGTAGGCTACTTGTGATTTTAGTAAGTCTACTTTTGGGATAAGACCTTGTTTATAGAAACTTTCTGCGTCTTTTAAGTGTGATTCATACTGGGCAACAGCAAGCTGCCTAGTTTCTAGTATCTTTTGGTTATATAGGACGTTGAAGTAAGCATTTTTTGCATTTGTTATAATTTGGTTTCTTATTACTTCTAGGTTTGCCTGAGAGAATGATTCATTGTACTTTGCATACTTGTACTTGTTTAACAGATAAAAGCCTGTAAATAAAGGCTGTGTTATTGTAACATTCCACTGATAGTTATTAACAGAGCCCATAATCAATTTATTGCCGTTTGCAATCTGGTATGGTGGCTGATCAAGTCTTGTATATGAGTAATTTGTAGATAGGTTTGGCAAAAAGTTTTTAAAAGCACTTTGCTTTGACTCTTTTGAAGACTCATAGAGCGATTCGTACTGCTTTATCTGATAGTTGTTGTTTGAGCTTAAAGACTGTACTTCGCTTAAAGATAAAGCGTAAGAAGTATTTGCAAATAAAGCTAAGACCGATATGGAAAACAGGGTTTTTCTAAGGTGCATGAAAGAACCTCCCTTGGACTATTAATCAATTGTTTAGTCTATATTTTTATTATAGCAATGTCAAGCTATTTAAATATTACTTTTATTTTTCTTATCAAGTCCAAAAATATAATAAGCTGCAGTTAGTATTCCAA harbors:
- a CDS encoding TolC family protein, with protein sequence MHLRKTLFSISVLALFANTSYALSLSEVQSLSSNNNYQIKQYESLYESSKESKQSAFKNFLPNLSTNYSYTRLDQPPYQIANGNKLIMGSVNNYQWNVTITQPLFTGFYLLNKYKYAKYNESFSQANLEVIRNQIITNAKNAYFNVLYNQKILETRQLAVAQYESHLKDAESFYKQGLIPKVDLLKSQVAYSNAKQELKQAYANLTNAIAQLNQLLNEPIDKTHTFDQVADVVNLKTPLDSLYAQTDNRPDIKALSFAINKAKAQVGMVESSYYPQVQLKANYNRNGQNLDMNNNPYADNSIYSLNIIANWDIFDWGKTKNDVQAAKLQQIALENELAN